The Fulvivirga maritima genome segment TCCATTCCAGAAATTACCCGAGGCAGGATTATATGCTCTATAGGTTCCACAGTCAACTCTCCAGGGCGTATAGCTGAAAAAGGGCTCTCCATCTAAGAAAAGCTGGTTCTTTTTAGGAACGAATTCATCGCCACCTCCCCAGCCTCCATGGCCTGTAGAGATATATCTGAAGGTAGCATTTTTGACGCCTTCAGGTACTTCAAATTCTACTTTTAAGGTATCTGTTTTAAACATGGTTCCATATTCTTGGCCAGCCATTTCCATTACGTTGGTAGTGTTAAATACAGATTGTACCCAGTGCTTTCCTTTAGGCTCTTCTGATGATTCTTGTTCGTTAAGATGGTATTTCAAATTGAGGCTTACTTTATGACCACCACCGTCATAATTTCCTATGAATACTGCCAGCCAACATTCGCCCTGTAAAACAGGAAGCAAATGACTTACCTCTTCTTTATAAGTTACAGAATCAGCCCAGGCAATTCCTACATCTCTCTTGTCATTGAAATGATTTACGCCAAATGGAGTGAAAAAGCGCATCAACTCAATTATAGGATCATAATCATCGGTACTAACCACACCTTGATAGGTCTTATTTTCTTTGCTTACATACTTAGGCAGGGCGTCAACACCTGATTTTAAACCATCTAAAAAGCTTTTCTCTTTCCCTGTAGGGATAATGAATGCTGAGCCAGTTCTGTCATAGGCATCACCATTAGATTTTTCTACTACCTCAGCAAATACTGTAGTGCCATTAGGAACCTCAGGAAGCTTCACTTTTTTAGCGATCACGGTGCCGCCGGCAAACCTGTATAGCGCGTCAGTTACATTTCCTTCAGGGTTATTAATCTCATCACCCCAATTAATTTGTTCGTTCTCAAAAACTTTCACCTCTTTCACAAACGCATTAGCTAAGCGTAAGCCAAAATTTACCTGATCGATTTCTTTACCTAAATCGGTTGGCATCAGTTTAGGTGCTTTTTTCTTTTTATAGAATTCTATGTCAGTAGCTTGCCATCCGTAATTTTCATTACGTACATATTTCAAAACTAGTCCATTAGGGTACGGAAAAGATAATATTGGGGTGCCTTGCAAGCCTGTTTCAGTTGTAACCCAAAGTTCAATTTTATTAGAAAAAGAAGAACCGGTATACTTTTGACAATTGTAGCCTAGTATTTTAACAGGCGAACCTTCCGGCTTAAAGCCTTCGAGGTCATTGAAATCCATTTGGGTGTAATAGGCATCACCGTCCATGAAAATGGCCTGGCGGTATATTTTCTTATTAGAATAATCGAAATAATTGGCCTGCTTAGGAACCTCAGGGATTAGGTTTTTGTCAGACTGGTCTGTCCAGCTTTTGGCAATACCCTGGTTGTATTCCACTATTAATGGGTCTCGCTCTTTATTGATCTCACCATTATGCCAAGCTGAATATTCTACCTTTCC includes the following:
- a CDS encoding PNGase F N-terminal domain-containing protein; translation: MYKFIMTLLLFSISGLSIAEVSQQGKSGKVEYSAWHNGEINKERDPLIVEYNQGIAKSWTDQSDKNLIPEVPKQANYFDYSNKKIYRQAIFMDGDAYYTQMDFNDLEGFKPEGSPVKILGYNCQKYTGSSFSNKIELWVTTETGLQGTPILSFPYPNGLVLKYVRNENYGWQATDIEFYKKKKAPKLMPTDLGKEIDQVNFGLRLANAFVKEVKVFENEQINWGDEINNPEGNVTDALYRFAGGTVIAKKVKLPEVPNGTTVFAEVVEKSNGDAYDRTGSAFIIPTGKEKSFLDGLKSGVDALPKYVSKENKTYQGVVSTDDYDPIIELMRFFTPFGVNHFNDKRDVGIAWADSVTYKEEVSHLLPVLQGECWLAVFIGNYDGGGHKVSLNLKYHLNEQESSEEPKGKHWVQSVFNTTNVMEMAGQEYGTMFKTDTLKVEFEVPEGVKNATFRYISTGHGGWGGGDEFVPKKNQLFLDGEPFFSYTPWRVDCGTYRAYNPASGNFWNGLSSSDLSRSGWCPGSVSHPYYTDIENLTPGKHTIEVYIPLGEREGNMFSAWNVSGVLIGEID